agaatattgtgttatgaaatcctgtggacggtctatgaaacgcataggtatattatgttatgaatcctatggacagtctatgaaatgcataggtatattatgttatgaaatcctgtggacggtctatgaaacgcataggtatattgtgatatgaaatcatgtggatgGTCTaagaaacacataggtatattgtgttataaaaTCTTGTGGCTGGTCTATGAAACggataggtgcattgtgtatgagaagtataggtgtacggtatgaataaacactatggacggtctatgaaacgcataagtgtatagtatgatatgtgaacactaaggacggtctaatgagatacattattaatgcagacaataggtgccacttttgttgtccttgtttgtacatgttgtttcaattatattatattatgtgttaaacgtatagatcatatggacattctattttgaaagagcatttctagctatacatactagtgctattcgacagtactaatatcctttttgccggggggcgctacatctttaatggatgcaggtggttctacagcaggcggcattgatcagtgatagcaatacactcttttcagctcATTTGGTGAGCCcaactttatttcggggtcatgtatcttttgtttctcatgtactgtattttgaggtatagtcgggaaCTTGttaccggcatttccatattactcttctattgtacgtagaggctccgtagacaggttgtgggttgtggttgatgttgggaattgaactagaaatgttggtatttggaaatcatgtttttcattaattctataaacgcgtcatatttttgaaattatgaatgaatctgctaatgggaatgaaatgagagttattaatgaaatcttttcagtgttgattaatggagtacatctcctctttattcatggatgagtttgggtagaagataatctaacaggcttgctcggtcgggttctctcggttgagcgtcggtcgcgctcctcggttttggggcgtgacaaaaacttccctgaaaccaaaccaaccagcCCGGTAAGTCATATTACCACAAATACAAATATGTAAGTCATCAAATAGGGAAAATGCTAAAATACTGAAAACGGCTAACTGGatcgtttatatatatatatataacaactaTATCTTTTGATGAGAGATTTGTATAAAAGTACAACCCGACACACTACATTGCATCTACTTAGTCATGTTTTTTAATTTACCATCGCATAGCCCATTATTTTTTGAAACAATGTTAACacaccaaattttcatgacataaAATTTCAACCACAAACGCATCAATAGCTCTCAACAACTATAACTTCCATAACTCAGCAATGAAGGTATTTTCATGAAATGGCAACTTTAAATTCAAATGCATAACATAAGCTCGACAACAAGAGAGGTAGCATGAAGTAGCAACTACGACTAAATGTAtgataataactcaacaatgaaaagaATAGCACGTAACAGCTActaataaatgcatataagagtaacctCGACAATGAAAaatagaacatgtaataacaacttcaagtaaagcatgtaagaaTAAACTAGACAACTAAAGATAGAACaattaataacaacttcaattaaatgcttataagtaacctaagagtctaaactggtcaattttcatatataagcccgtgtacacactcgtcacctcttgtacgcgtctttcacataatttaaaatagtacaatcaaaaccaatcctaaggggtattttccccacacaatgttaggcaagatacttacctcaaacaagctaaattaaTCTACTAATAAGCCCTTCCCACACAAATCCACTTCTAAAtggatcaaatctagccaaaataactttatatcaTAACtaaaagccatagaaaataattccggataataaagattcaatattttaataaaatcaaaaattcaaccccggtCCCGTACCTCGGAACCTGGCAAAATTTCAAAcactcattctgatacgagtccaaccataacaaAATCATGcaattctgacctcaaattggccttcaaaccatcaatttatgttttagaacgtttttactaaaattcccaatttctccaatttaaatcattaatcaaacactaaaatcaaGATtgtaatcatgaaataataacaaatctGAGTCAAAAATACTAACCATAATTCTAGTAataaaaatcccctccaaaatcgcctagaactgagctccaaaaccttgtgggaaaaagaattaaattttgaaacaagaaaaataaaatacagcagttgTCCCAGCTCAAATCAGGTCTTAGATGATCCCGAAACACTGCTAGAAAATGTCAAATTTCTGATGGATTTCAAGTGGGCAGACAATATACGTACagagcctacaagcccaacaaactgcactaactgacaggatatgtctactgatggatgtactgtgatcggaacagggccctgaactacccataacctatctacatatatacacaagatgtacacaaaacttctagatccggcaactccgaagaacggggagcttaccgataaagctgaactcgggcaacaccaactgaggaggtctacccgtctgtctgtctgaacctgcacgcatgaaatgcagcgcccccagaaagggacgtcagtacgaaataatgtactgagtatgtaaggcaatatacggAAAGCTGATACTGAAATGATAATCTGAACATATGCTTACATGCTGATACTAACTcaattctctcaatatagtaagtaaaatagttgtccagcCCAATAAGGCTCAGtacatatatataactgctctgctgtAGTTGGCTCGcacataggcactcggccatactaggctctgtatctcgaccaactgAGCTCGCTCacaggcgctcggccatagtaggttcggtatataacttaccatctgatcagaggttgcccaataggggcctgacaatcgattatagctcgatggtaatgaaaatattataatactatatatatatatatatatatatatatatatatatatatatatataggctctctgctctcttgagtGGAACAAGACAATGCTCAATTTAATATTGTACTTACAAGACTAGGTGTACCTCTTTCTGGAAATAAGCCTACAAATCATGCCAAGTTACCCTTTGAACTTGTTCAACAAGATGTGAGGCCTTGGATAAATTATTCATGTTACCCTTATTGACTAATTATTCTTGAACTTGGTTGTTTTTAATGAAAATTTCCCGAGTGATTTTCATCACTCTAATATGCACATACTAAGACCGCGAAGAACTTGTTACTTCCTAGGCGACATGCAACTTCACGTGATGTCACAAATAATATAAAATGAGTAGAGTATAATTGGATATGTATTTAATTAATTCAAACTCAAGATTAAGCCCCAACTCCTTATCAAACAAAAGTTGTGGTTTGAACGATTTACCTTAttaaatatacgtaaattccgggacatgaatttttctttatgcctcgttatcaaactcgtgtaattacgagatcatgccaaactGAAGAaagggtttagccttaacatacatggatTAAAGAAAAGTTTATATGATGTTCTTGAAAAAGATTGCACCATACttctttagaatcgcaaaattttACATTGCTATGGTTCTaacaattctcgttggaattgtttggttgcaagaagtCACGTTGAAAACTTACAAGAATTCACTTCTGATTGTAACATTGTTTTGTATTGGAATTTTTAGAATTGAAATGTCTTGTACTCAAAATCCTAGAATGAAGTGTTGCTAACGTTCTGATGAAGTCTTTCAAATATGAGGTGTTGTATTCAAATTACTCTTACAGGTCATGTTATTCAAAATGTAAGAATGAGGTGTCTTTTAATTATTaattaggttgccacctaatcCAAAAATGACTAAGAGTCCGTTGTTTGaaaagtggcttgctgccacataATCCTCTTGTTGGGGAATTTAAACTTTATCCAATAAGCAATACccgataattaattaattacccgcataattaaaaattatctcaaattacttaaaattctatttatttttaacacactttatacatcacactatcacggtcatatggtatcttgtatggtactagtccataaatatcgggtattatagcgcGAGCCGTATTTTGTCCCAAATcggcaaccttcaacgaaactcttttttttttaattcgtgtaccctttatcTTTTATggaacttacttatcgcttgttataaatagcataaatacgttaaTCTCAAGAtcatctcatccccgagtctacgtcaattaactgaagacgaaacttttaacgtacgaaaacgcgagatgtaacatccttccccccttagaaacattcgtcctcaaatgtctACTCGTAGACACTTTGGGAAactttttgccagagtctcctccgtacaTTAGACTAAAACCACCCTGCACACAGCCAGAATatatactatacatgccacacatggccattATAAATTCTGAgagtcaaaaataagagcttacctgatgacctactggccttaatagagctgtgctgaggtatcccacctagagccatatcttcagtttgaaataggtaggggtatttagacttcatttcttcctccgcttcccacgtcatctcttccacattcttgctcctccataaaaccttcacgtaGGCTTTTCCTTATTCCGTTGCTTGcgaatttgtcggtctaggatggcaaccagAATTTCCTTGTATGAAAAGTCCTCTGTAATATGAACATCATCCGTGGgaaccactcgggtaggatcgccaatgcacttccgtaacatagatacgtgaaaaacaaGATGGATAGAATCCAATTCCGAGGGAAATTCTAattcataagctacttggcccacccTCTGAATGATCCTATATGGCCCAATATACTGTGGGCTAagtttgcctttcttgccaaacctcatcacacccttcataggtgacacctttaaTAATACCCAATCATCAACCCCAAACTCTAAATCTCGTcaccgcacgtcagaatatgacttctgacgattTTGAGCTGTCAatagtcgctcccggataagctttaatttttctatggcctgctgaaccagttccggcccatgtaacccagattctccaacatcaaaccaccctataggagatctgtgcttacgcccatacaaagcctcgtacggagccatctggatactggagtgatAACTGTTagtatatgcaaactcgataagaagtagatgttcatcccaacttcttttaaaatccaacacacatgctcgtaacatatcctcgagcgtctgaattgtgcgctcggcttgacCATCAatttgtggatgaaaagttgtgctgagattcacctgagtgcctagacctctctgaaataacctccaaaaatgtgctgtaaactgggccccacggtcagatataatagataccggtactccGTGTAGTCGCACTATCTCTTTAATATATAACGTTGCATAATCTtttgctgtatatgtagatctgaccggtaggaaatgagctgatttcgtgagcctatcgactatcacccatatggaatcgaattTACGATGAGAAAGAGGTAAACCCGTGatgaagtccatgtttatcgcctctcatttccatgtcgggatctctatagtctgcattagccctccgggcttctggtgctctattttcacctgctggcaactagggcATTGAGCGAaatactcagcaatgttcttcttcatatcgttccaccaatacacatccttaatgtcatgatatatCTTCTTCGACCCagggtgaatggagtaccacgaataatgtgcctctgacataatcctgtctcgtagccctgctacatctggaacgcACAAACGatccctgtatctgagaaccctaTCTCCCTTGAgttctaacaatggcttcttctgctacggaactcgctctctcaactcgaccaactctgggtcctcgtactgcttCTCTTTTACTTCAGCtttgagagatgattttgcagtattttggagtacaactccaccattgccagagtctactaaccgaacccccaaacaagccaattgatgaatttctttagttaattgtcttttttcggcctctacatgtgctaagctacccatagatcggcgacttaaggcgtctgctacaacattagctttcctggatggtagagaatgttaacatcgtaatctttcaataactcaagtcatcgcctctatcgcaaattcaactctttttgcttgaagatatattgtaggcttttatgatttgtgaatacatcaacatgaacaccatataaataatgctgccatatcttaagtgcatggacaactgcAGCTAATTCGAGgttgtgggtcggataattccgctcatgcttccttaactgccttgaagcatacgcaattactttcctatgttgcatcaggacacatcctaacccgacacctgaggcatcacaatacatcgcATAACtatctagaccctctggaagtgctagAACTGGCGCTGAAGTCAACATGTTTTTAAGCtcctggaaactccgctcgcaagcctccgtccactgaaacttagttgctttatgcgtcaacttcgttaatggtgccgaaagagaagaaaaaccctctacgaacctccgatagtatcctgctaagcctagaaagctatgaacctatgttggagtggtaggtctaggccaggatttcacagcctcaatcttctgagtatCTACCTTTATGCCTCCATCagatacaacgtgccccaagaatgctacatacttcaaccagaactcacatttagaaaacttagcatataatttactatcacagagggtttggagtaccgctcataGGTGGTCctcatgctcatcctctgaacgtgaataaaccaaaatatcatcaataaatactatcacgaacatatCTAAATATGGACAAAATAGGTTGTTGaccaagtccataaatatggcaggtgcattcgtcaacccgaaggacatgacaagaaactcgaagtggtcatatcgggtcctgaaagctatcttgGGGATATGTCTCTCCCGAACTCTAACCTGGTGGTAcgccgacctcaaatctatctttgaaaagcatctagctccctgcaactgatcaaacaagtcgtcTATCCTtagaagtggatacttattcttaatagttaccttgttcagttttctataatcgatacacatcctcagcgagccatctttcttccgcacaaacagtatcggtgcaccccaaggtgaagtactgggcctgatgaaacctttctccagtaaatcttttaactgctccttcaactacTTCAAtttggcaggtgccattctatacggagggatggatattggttgagttcccggaagcAAATCAATGTCAAAATCAATCTATCGCTCTGGGggaatacctggaagttcatctGGAAATACATCCGCGTACTCTTttactactggaatagactgaagtgtaggtatcttaGTATCTatatctctaactcgcacaatatgataaatgtacccttttgcaatcattttcctcggcttcagataggaaataaacctacctctgggtgtcgctgtattacctacccactCAAGGACTCGCTCAgccggaaaatgaaatctagctatctttgctcgacaatcaactgtggcatagcaagatgccaactattccatgcccatgatagcatcaaaatccaacatctctagctcaactaggtcagttGGGGTCTGACAACCACAAACTgataccgtacaacctcggtaaacccgtctagcaataattgaTTCTTCGACCAGTGTAGATACctcaaaaggatcacttagtatttcaggcactataccaaacttccccacgacaaatggggtaatacacgataaagtagatcctgggtctatcaaggtataagcatcgtgagagcaaatggtcaacatacctgtcaTAACGTCTGGTGAGGATTcatggtcctgtcgacccgctaacgCATAGCTACGTTTTtggttaccacctgaactgaaatctctacctctgcctcgacctctactagCCGAatactgagactcgcgccctgaaggatgcacgaacatagatgatcctgttgctgaattcGCTGGTTGcaccatacccccagaatctctatttgggtaatctcgcatcatatgccccggacgtccacatgtataacaagcatcggaaCCGGCTCGGCATTGGCCTAAGTGTCCTCTACCGCAGATGGCACACCGCGGTGGAAATGGCCATGTCTGCCCCGAACCTCACTGTCGCTGCAAACTTGACGCCTGGGAGCTTTCACctagtcctgactgagtatagcggtcatacctgtaaccctgtagcTGAGGTGGCGGAGGTCTAGGTGGCCGTTCGAAATACTGGGGCCtgtaactaccctgagactgctcctgagacctggcgaATCTCATCCTTTTATGCTGCCCTGAGTCAGTCCTCTCCGTACTATGCTACCGacacctacccctttctatattctgggcaaatgcctgaatccgggagatatccatactatcctgtaatgtagcggtggcacatgcctcggtcaactctggggaCAACCCTACTATAAACCTATGGATTctatcccgcatagtagcaactatggatggtgcatatctggccaataagtcaaaacagagactatactctcgaacactcatattgtcttgcttgagggctagaaactaatCGAATCGGGCCTGTCAGATCTCTCGCGGTATGTACTgttcaaggaaggcatctgaaaaattctcccaaatagcagAAGGTGCATCATGTCCCCTGGACctttcccatccctcgtaccaaaggatggctatatctcggagtcgaaaagttgCTAGCTCGACTGCCTCTTTCTCcttggcatgcataacccgaaagttcatgtgaagctgatctatgaaatcgtgcgggtcctccctctgatctgtccccgtgaactctgggggacttaaagcaataaactctcggacccttgaactcctagATCCCTCAGAAGGTCCTGCACTAGCGGATGCCCTAGCTTGTtgttgggtagctaccaactatgCCAACAAATGTACcacactccttaagtcctgatctgatggaagcggggggaactggatgtgcggtctccCTAGGAATTTCCTCAGGTGGCGGAGGAGCCTGTAATGGCTAGGTAGGGGTCTCTCCCTGGGCCTCATATTGGGCCCTATCTACTAGGGGTACCCTGCTAGTCCCCTCACATACTGTTGtttctctcctctggctagccgtagtcttcgtAGTTACCTTCATCTATGCATACAAAcgccaacacgtaagtttaactcaaattttctaTAACCCAATGCtacagcacgatttagatttgaaagaagggtaaccaactcctaaatgccctgtagtcccctgcttatataatgtggtgcacgacacatctttaaacaagaccctactagatacggcttgtagactccctaggccagaactactctgataccacttttgtcacgccccgagcctgggggcgagtccagcacccggtgcctcatctatccttgcgtaccaacttgtgaCTTAGGAATTctggacatataatgtcatactttggctagggaccacattgcaagataatttgcgtagcaaaatataaaactgaatagagactaacgctgactaaatgtAAACATAAAGTTGGGCCGGTAAGGCCGTCATAATTACAAtaactgacaagccaacaaaatatactTACAGggcttacaagcccaacatactgcactaattgataggatatgtctactgatagatgtactgtgatcggaacagggcccttaactacccataacctatctacatatATACTCAAGATGTAtacaaaacttctagacccggaaactccgaaggacggggagcttaccgataaagctgaactcgggcaacacctactgagaaaGTCTACACGTCtttctgtctgaacctgcacacatataatgcagcgcccccagaaagggacgtcagtatgaaataatgtaccgagtatgtaaggcaatatacggAAAGCTGATACTGAACTGATAATCTGaacatatgcttacctgctgatactgactcaactctctcaatatagtaagtaaaatagttgtccggtccTATAAGGCTCAGtacatatatataactgctctgccgtagtaggctctctcataggcactcggccatactaggttctgtatctcgaccaactgggctcgctcacaggcgctcggccacagtaggctcggtatttaacttaccatctgatcagaggttgcccaataggggcctgccaatcgattatagctcgatggtaatgtaAATactgtaataatatatatatatatatatatataggctctatgctctcttgactagaacaaGACAATACTTAATTAAATATTGTACTTACAAGACTAGGTGTAACTCTTTCTGGAAATGAGTCTACAAATCATGCCAAGTTACCCTTTGAACTTGTTCAACAAGATGTGAGTCCTTGGATAAAATATTCATGTTACCCTTATTGACTAATTATTCTTGAACTTGgttatttttatgaaaattttccGAGAGATTTTCACTACTCAAATATGCACATACTAAGACCGCGAAGAACTTGTTACTTCCTAGGCGACATTCAACTTCGCGTGATGCCACAAATAATATAAAATGAGTGGAGTATCATTGGATATGTATTTAATTAATTCAAACTCAAGATTAAGCCCCAACTCCTTATAAAACAAAAGTTGTGGTTTGAACGATTTACCTTATTAAATATACGTAAATCCCGGGACATGAATTTtgctttatgtctcgttatcaaactcgtgtaattatgagatcatgccaaaatgaagaaagggcttagccttaacatacctggattaGAGAAaagtctgtatgatgttcttGAAAAAGGTTACACCGTACTCTTTTAGAACCGCAAACTTTTACGTTGCTACGGTTCTTacaattctcgttggaattgtttggttgcaagaagtCACGTTGAAAACTTACAAGAATTCACTTCTGATTGTAACATTGTTTTGTATTTGAATTTTTAGAATTGAAATGTCTTGTACTCAAAATCCTAGAATGAAGTGTTGCTAACGTTCTGATGAAGTCTTTCAAATATGAAGTGTTGTATTCAAATTACTCTTACAAGTCTTGTTATTCAAAATGTAAGAATGAGGTGTCTTTTAATTATTaattaggttgccacctaatcCAAAAATAAGAATGAGGTGTCTTTTAATTATTaattaggttgccacctaatcCAAAAATGTCCTAGAGTCACTTGTTTGgaaagtggcttgctgccacgtaaTTCCCTTGTTGGGGAATTTAAACTTTATCCAATAATCAATTAGGTAGTATACCGCTACTCGATAATTAACAAACTACccgcataattaaaaattattttaaattagttaaaattctacttatttttacacactttatacatcacaCTATAACGGTCATACGGTACCTTATATGGTACTAGTTCATAAGTATCGCGTATTATAGCTAGGACCGTATTTCATCCCAAATCGGCAACCTTCAACGAAgctctttttttttaattcgtgtaccctttatcttttatggcacttacttattgcttgttataaatagcataaatatgttAATCTCAAGATCATCTCATCCCCGTGTTTACttcaattaactgaagacgaaacttttaacgtacgaaaacgcgagatgtaacaattatttattatttttttgaaatattctGACTGAATAAGTCGAAAATTaagaaattaagaaaataactaATTAAAATTCCGACCACTTCAGTCTCAAAACTATGAATTTTCAGGTCCAATTTTCGACCACTTTAGTCGGAAATCAGTCAAACAATTTGGTAAAATATAGTAGAATTCTACTGTATTTTAAGCCACACCCCCTGCCAAATCAAACAACCATTATCACAAATTTTCTATCAATTGAACCAAAAATAACAAGTATCAAACTTGTTT
The DNA window shown above is from Nicotiana tomentosiformis chromosome 8, ASM39032v3, whole genome shotgun sequence and carries:
- the LOC138897334 gene encoding uncharacterized protein yields the protein MRDYPNRDSGGMVQPANSATGSSMFVHPSGRESQYSASRGRGRGRDFSSGGNQKRSYALAGRQDHESSPDVMTGMLTICSHDAYTLIDPGSTLSCITPFVVGKFGIVPEILSDPFEVSTLVEESIIARRVYRGCTVSVCGCQTPTDLVELEMLDFDAIMGME